A genomic region of Ehrlichia japonica contains the following coding sequences:
- a CDS encoding MlaE family ABC transporter permease produces the protein MQFLRLYLMPVWLLQTIGRYVIGVIFNIGHSFVFFVRFVYNCFVPPYYYGVILKQFIEIFFFSLPIVGITAIFTGAVLILQNFLIIRNDVSSDFVSGVVVVAIVRELGPVLIGLIIAGRVGAAIAAEIGTMRITEQIDALFTLDTHPFKYLIVPRIVSAMIAMPILIVCADLIGAYGGYIIGSYQLGYTSEMYIRGVMKFLHVRDITLGLVKATVFGFIISFMGCYSGYYCSGGARGVGLATTYVVVVSSMFIILFNYIITVFYS, from the coding sequence ATGCAGTTTTTACGTTTATATTTAATGCCAGTTTGGTTATTGCAAACTATTGGCAGGTACGTAATTGGTGTAATTTTTAATATAGGACATTCTTTTGTTTTTTTTGTAAGGTTTGTATATAATTGTTTTGTGCCTCCTTATTACTATGGGGTTATATTAAAACAATTTATAGAGATATTCTTTTTCTCACTACCCATAGTTGGTATTACTGCAATATTTACTGGTGCAGTGTTAATTTTACAGAATTTTCTAATAATACGTAATGATGTTTCAAGTGATTTTGTTTCTGGAGTAGTAGTTGTTGCTATTGTAAGGGAATTAGGGCCAGTATTGATTGGTCTTATTATTGCAGGACGTGTAGGAGCAGCTATTGCTGCTGAAATAGGTACTATGCGTATTACTGAGCAAATAGATGCTTTGTTTACATTAGATACTCATCCATTTAAATATTTGATTGTTCCTCGTATTGTTTCTGCGATGATTGCTATGCCTATATTGATTGTATGTGCTGATTTAATTGGTGCTTACGGTGGATATATTATTGGCTCATATCAGTTGGGATATACTTCTGAAATGTATATAAGGGGAGTGATGAAGTTTTTGCATGTTCGAGATATTACTTTAGGTTTAGTTAAAGCAACAGTGTTTGGTTTTATAATATCCTTTATGGGGTGTTATAGCGGTTATTATTGTAGTGGTGGAGCTAGAGGTGTTGGATTGGCCACTACTTATGTTGTTGTTGTCTCATCCATGTTTATCATCTTATTCAATTATATTATTACTGTATTTTATTCATAG
- the rpe gene encoding ribulose-phosphate 3-epimerase — MLTKKNNFSKTKIIEVSSSILSADFANLGKSVEMLADASVDYIHIDVMDGNFVPNITIGPVVISAIRKYTTIPFDVHLMINSPSNYIEAFVDAGADMITVHAESDIHLDRVIRKVKSYKRSAGLSLVPTSHYNILEYIIFELDLVLIMTVNPGFGGQQFIASQLDKISCVRDMIEKYSLKTKIAVDGGINIGNAKSVVEAGADILVVGSAIFKAGNMLDYIQQLKSCL, encoded by the coding sequence GTGTTAACAAAAAAGAATAATTTTAGTAAAACAAAAATTATAGAAGTATCTAGTTCTATACTATCAGCAGATTTTGCTAATTTAGGTAAATCAGTAGAGATGCTGGCAGATGCAAGTGTAGATTATATCCACATAGATGTGATGGATGGTAATTTTGTACCTAATATTACTATAGGGCCTGTTGTTATTTCTGCAATAAGAAAGTATACAACTATTCCGTTTGATGTGCATCTCATGATTAATTCTCCTAGTAATTATATAGAAGCTTTTGTTGATGCGGGAGCAGATATGATTACTGTTCATGCGGAGTCTGATATACACTTAGATCGTGTAATAAGGAAGGTTAAATCTTATAAAAGAAGTGCTGGGTTATCTCTTGTTCCAACGTCTCACTATAATATTTTAGAGTATATTATTTTTGAACTTGATCTTGTGTTGATTATGACGGTAAATCCTGGTTTTGGGGGACAGCAATTTATTGCATCTCAGTTAGATAAAATTTCATGTGTTCGTGACATGATAGAGAAGTATTCATTAAAAACTAAAATAGCTGTAGATGGTGGTATTAATATTGGGAATGCTAAAAGTGTAGTCGAAGCTGGTGCAGATATTTTAGTTGTTGGGTCTGCAATTTTTAAGGCAGGTAATATGTTAGATTATATACAGCAACTTAAGTCTTGTTTATAG